From Afipia carboxidovorans OM5, one genomic window encodes:
- the rsmI gene encoding 16S rRNA (cytidine(1402)-2'-O)-methyltransferase — protein MSPRSSPRTIDAPPLREILVAGHRIMVPKAAPGLHLAATPIGNLGDITLRALETLAGSDVICCEDTRVTHKLLERYGITVPLSPYHEHNAVAARPKILARLAQGDAVTLVSDAGTPLVSDPGFKLVREATAAGFAVHALPGPSSVLAALTVAALPTDRFYFEGFLPAKDGARRNRIAELARIDVTLVLFESGARLAASLRDLAEILGRRDIAICREMTKLHEDIRRMPLAEAAARADELETRGEFVLVIGPPSADASRMSETELDDLLRAQLAHGSVKDAVAAAVELSGYPRREVYARALALAQEGKNEGKDE, from the coding sequence ATGTCACCCCGTTCCTCTCCCCGCACCATCGACGCCCCGCCTCTCCGTGAAATACTGGTGGCTGGACACCGCATCATGGTTCCCAAGGCAGCGCCTGGCCTGCATCTCGCCGCAACGCCGATTGGCAATCTCGGTGACATCACGCTGCGCGCGCTGGAAACGCTTGCGGGCAGTGATGTGATCTGCTGCGAGGACACCCGCGTCACCCACAAGCTGCTCGAGCGCTACGGCATTACGGTGCCGCTGTCGCCCTATCACGAGCACAACGCCGTTGCCGCGCGGCCGAAGATTCTTGCTCGCCTTGCGCAGGGCGATGCGGTGACGCTGGTCTCCGATGCCGGTACGCCCCTGGTCTCCGACCCTGGCTTCAAGCTGGTGCGCGAGGCCACTGCCGCGGGCTTTGCCGTTCACGCGCTGCCGGGGCCTTCGTCCGTGCTCGCAGCCCTCACGGTTGCGGCCTTGCCGACCGACCGCTTCTACTTCGAGGGCTTTCTGCCGGCGAAAGATGGCGCGCGGCGCAACCGCATCGCGGAACTGGCACGGATCGACGTCACGCTGGTGCTGTTCGAATCCGGTGCGCGCCTGGCGGCCTCGCTGCGCGATCTCGCGGAGATTCTGGGCCGTCGTGACATCGCGATCTGCCGCGAGATGACCAAACTGCACGAAGACATCCGCCGCATGCCGCTGGCCGAGGCCGCAGCACGCGCCGACGAGCTTGAAACACGCGGTGAATTCGTGCTGGTGATCGGCCCGCCGTCGGCCGACGCCTCGCGGATGAGCGAGACCGAGCTCGACGATCTGCTGCGCGCACAGCTTGCGCACGGCAGCGTCAAGGATGCCGTTGCCGCCGCAGTCGAACTGTCAGGCTATCCGCGCCGCGAGGTTTATGCGCGCGCTCTTGCGCTCGCGCAGGAAGGTAAAAACGAAGGCAAAGACGAATGA